Proteins encoded together in one Thermococcus barophilus MP window:
- a CDS encoding peptide transporter, with translation MVKTKVKEKSGEQKTHSEQSFDFNKLRRYAFPILVVIVALIGFKIRYQTASYKYFIDPDTFYHFEIYKLTIKEWIPKYYMMADAPFGSKIAEPLGLYMLPALLYKFLSIFGYSEIAVFKLWPPLVGFFSIIAIYLLGKKFHSDWAGLWAALVMMFSTAHFVRTFSGNNRGDGPFLMLFLYAVIALFMYLDSKSRKRYLWGALFVIFSVTSLSVWNGSPFGLMVLLGFGSVYAILLFIFGKIEKFKEFIKDFYPAYFAVLILGYLLTLPGIIRVRSFIRFAFEVFIALVLLTLVMLYGERFKLNYSDRKHRFAVVAIIVLLGFAGAYAYVGPKLFKLMSGAYQSTQVYETVQELAKTTWNDVSRYYAVKSSDGMIFLISLLGILAVALRFVLSLSREGKIDEKQLFVLIYYTMSLYLMWTAVRFLFLASGAVILVFGILIGELFSFVENMKEKASTKALYAVLLIILFIPIPVVGATSMNSQAKAMARAGSVTPSWEETLKWLNQNTPKLSTATSWWDYGYWIESSLLGNRRAPADGGHARDRDYILARFLANDGTKSEVDFESWELNYFIVWTQDIFKFNAISYLGGAISRKERDNLGMILPFQKYGNNLYVLNQNQVIRVIEQNGKKKVIIQIQNQQLEPIQAIFVQTGEVVREQGTYPGIVWIFPNYALLTYHKIAFSNFIRMAFLGGNGVPNFRLVKSTGDINVYEFHPFVVYKIEVYKNGTWSPIKKLEPGEYKARLYISAFGRDVKDATIKLRAYKNGKLIADETIATNVNIDHLNEKPVEVMLNVPNATKYEIVLIQKGPVGALVSAPEFNGKLSNPIYVVPEGKSGKLTLKAEFDKDYTVSLYLRATIIYLVRTQGTNNEDENAAFEPYMDIIKYVPVKEGISVKAGVNTITADVEMPQVFAQYIEQLKQKYGADKVIIRGKRIEPVFIADKEYVIYSQG, from the coding sequence ATGGTGAAGACGAAAGTTAAAGAAAAATCCGGAGAGCAAAAAACTCATTCCGAACAATCATTCGATTTTAACAAACTCAGAAGGTACGCTTTTCCAATCTTAGTCGTGATTGTTGCGTTAATTGGCTTCAAAATCAGATATCAGACAGCAAGCTACAAGTACTTCATAGATCCCGACACATTCTATCATTTTGAAATTTATAAGCTCACAATAAAGGAGTGGATACCAAAATACTACATGATGGCGGATGCACCTTTTGGATCTAAGATAGCCGAACCCCTTGGACTTTACATGCTACCGGCATTGCTGTACAAATTCCTTTCCATATTTGGATACAGCGAAATAGCGGTCTTTAAGCTCTGGCCACCTTTGGTCGGATTCTTCAGCATTATTGCAATCTACTTACTTGGAAAGAAGTTCCATTCAGACTGGGCTGGGCTCTGGGCCGCTTTAGTCATGATGTTTTCCACAGCACACTTTGTGAGGACATTTTCAGGAAACAACAGAGGTGATGGACCGTTTTTGATGTTGTTCCTTTATGCCGTCATTGCACTGTTTATGTATCTGGACTCGAAAAGCAGAAAGAGATATCTGTGGGGGGCATTATTTGTGATATTTTCCGTCACCTCTCTGAGTGTGTGGAACGGTTCTCCATTTGGATTAATGGTTCTTCTTGGTTTTGGTAGCGTTTATGCTATCCTTCTGTTTATCTTTGGAAAAATCGAAAAATTCAAAGAGTTCATCAAAGACTTTTATCCAGCATATTTTGCAGTGCTCATTTTGGGGTATTTGCTAACTCTACCCGGCATAATACGCGTCAGGAGCTTTATCAGGTTTGCCTTCGAGGTATTCATAGCACTTGTACTGTTAACCCTGGTGATGCTCTATGGTGAGAGATTTAAGCTGAACTATTCTGACAGAAAACACAGATTTGCTGTAGTTGCGATAATAGTCCTTCTGGGATTCGCTGGAGCATACGCATATGTAGGTCCAAAGCTGTTTAAGCTCATGAGTGGGGCATACCAGTCAACTCAGGTTTATGAAACCGTTCAAGAGCTTGCAAAGACAACTTGGAATGATGTCTCAAGATACTATGCAGTGAAATCCTCAGATGGAATGATATTTTTAATCTCTCTGCTTGGAATTTTAGCGGTGGCACTTCGCTTTGTGCTTAGCTTGTCCAGAGAAGGAAAAATCGATGAAAAGCAGCTGTTTGTACTGATTTACTATACAATGTCCCTCTACTTAATGTGGACTGCAGTGAGGTTCCTGTTCTTAGCTTCAGGTGCCGTCATTTTGGTATTCGGGATACTTATCGGAGAGCTGTTTAGCTTTGTTGAGAACATGAAGGAGAAAGCATCCACGAAGGCTTTGTACGCTGTGCTTCTAATAATTCTCTTTATTCCAATTCCAGTAGTTGGTGCAACAAGCATGAATTCTCAAGCAAAAGCCATGGCAAGAGCGGGCTCAGTAACCCCATCTTGGGAAGAAACATTAAAGTGGCTGAACCAGAATACACCCAAGCTTTCAACTGCCACTTCATGGTGGGATTATGGGTACTGGATAGAGTCGAGCCTTCTCGGTAATAGGAGAGCTCCTGCTGATGGAGGGCATGCAAGGGATAGGGATTACATCTTAGCAAGATTCCTTGCAAATGATGGAACAAAAAGTGAGGTCGACTTTGAAAGCTGGGAGCTCAACTACTTCATAGTGTGGACGCAAGACATCTTCAAGTTTAACGCAATAAGCTATCTCGGGGGAGCAATAAGCAGAAAGGAGAGGGATAATCTTGGCATGATCCTGCCTTTCCAGAAATATGGGAACAATCTCTATGTGCTCAACCAAAACCAGGTTATAAGGGTAATTGAGCAGAACGGCAAGAAAAAGGTTATAATTCAAATCCAGAACCAGCAGCTTGAACCCATACAGGCTATATTTGTTCAGACTGGAGAAGTAGTCAGGGAACAGGGAACATATCCCGGTATCGTGTGGATATTTCCCAATTATGCTCTTCTTACATATCACAAAATAGCCTTCAGCAACTTTATCAGGATGGCATTTTTAGGAGGAAATGGGGTTCCAAACTTCCGGCTTGTTAAATCAACGGGCGACATTAACGTCTATGAGTTCCACCCATTTGTAGTTTACAAGATAGAGGTTTATAAAAATGGAACGTGGAGCCCTATCAAAAAGCTTGAGCCCGGAGAGTATAAAGCCAGACTCTACATATCAGCCTTTGGTAGAGACGTGAAGGATGCGACAATAAAGCTCAGGGCATACAAAAACGGAAAGCTGATAGCAGATGAAACAATAGCAACCAATGTTAACATTGATCATCTGAATGAGAAACCAGTTGAAGTAATGCTCAATGTTCCAAATGCAACTAAGTATGAGATTGTACTCATCCAAAAAGGCCCTGTGGGAGCATTAGTAAGTGCCCCAGAATTCAATGGCAAACTTTCCAACCCAATTTATGTTGTCCCAGAGGGAAAAAGCGGTAAACTCACATTAAAGGCAGAGTTTGACAAGGACTACACAGTTAGCCTATATTTGAGGGCTACAATTATCTATCTGGTCAGAACACAAGGAACAAACAATGAGGACGAGAATGCAGCATTTGAGCCATATATGGACATCATAAAGTATGTACCAGTTAAAGAAGGCATTTCAGTTAAAGCTGGTGTAAACACAATAACTGCAGATGTGGAGATGCCTCAAGTCTTTGCCCAGTATATAGAACAGCTCAAGCAGAAGTACGGTGCCGATAAAGTTATTATAAGAGGCAAGAGAATTGAGCCAGTGTTTATAGCGGACAAAGAGTATGTGATCTATAGCCAGGGTTAG
- the glmS gene encoding glutamine--fructose-6-phosphate transaminase (isomerizing) — MCGIIGYIGERKACNVLVDGLKRLEYRGYDSVGIVTEEDGKLYIRKGAGKIDELKEKLGLLEMPGKRGIGHTRWATHGIPNDINAHPHTDCTGKIAVVHNGIIENYIELKDELLRKGHKFKSDTDTEIIAHLIEDALKDFNNFEDALRYALLRLKGSFALGIIYTHDREHLYFVRNESPLVLGIGHGEMFAASDIPAFLPYTNKAVFLDDGEYAVVTKDSFVVKDLKTGQVKEKKVHEINWTLEMAEKQGYEHFMLKEIHEQPKAVKEAIYGNLGMIDKIAREIANYEKIYIVAMGTSYHAALVGKYIFQRLVKKVPVVEDASEFRYEFEDLIDRDTLVIAITQSGETADTLAAIKLAKKKGAKVLSIVNVVGSMATRLSDLVLYTHAGPEIGVAATKTYTTQLTVISMLAIALAKYLNTADREYLQKIEAELYDMPKYIEAALGYENKIKNLAERLKEKRDFFYIGRGISLATALEGALKLKEISYIHAEGLSAGELKHGPLALIEEDVPVVAIAPSGKTLEKMISNIQEAKARGALIISLGDSEELRKVSDILIKMPKVDEVLSPIVYIVPLQLLAYHLSVLRGNDPDKPRNLAKSVTVE, encoded by the coding sequence ATGTGTGGAATTATCGGATACATCGGCGAAAGAAAAGCATGTAATGTTCTTGTTGATGGTCTGAAGAGGTTAGAGTACAGGGGATACGACTCTGTCGGCATTGTCACTGAAGAGGATGGGAAACTATACATCAGAAAGGGAGCTGGAAAGATTGATGAGCTCAAAGAAAAGCTTGGGCTTCTTGAGATGCCCGGAAAGAGGGGAATAGGGCACACAAGATGGGCAACACATGGAATCCCAAATGATATCAATGCTCATCCGCACACTGATTGTACCGGCAAAATTGCAGTGGTTCACAATGGAATAATTGAAAACTATATTGAGCTCAAAGATGAGCTCCTCAGAAAGGGGCATAAGTTCAAAAGTGATACAGATACTGAAATTATCGCCCATTTAATTGAAGATGCCCTGAAGGATTTTAATAACTTTGAAGATGCCCTTAGGTATGCCCTGCTGAGACTTAAAGGCTCTTTTGCCCTCGGGATAATATATACTCATGATAGAGAGCATTTGTATTTTGTTAGAAATGAGAGTCCGCTCGTTTTAGGGATTGGACATGGAGAGATGTTTGCTGCTTCAGATATTCCCGCATTTTTACCGTATACAAATAAGGCTGTGTTCCTTGATGATGGGGAATATGCTGTCGTGACAAAAGATTCCTTTGTTGTAAAAGACCTAAAAACAGGTCAAGTCAAAGAAAAGAAAGTCCACGAAATTAACTGGACATTGGAAATGGCAGAAAAACAAGGGTATGAGCACTTCATGCTTAAAGAGATTCATGAACAGCCAAAAGCTGTAAAAGAGGCTATATATGGAAACCTGGGGATGATTGACAAAATCGCAAGAGAAATTGCAAATTATGAAAAGATATACATCGTCGCCATGGGGACCTCTTATCATGCTGCACTTGTGGGCAAATACATTTTCCAGAGACTCGTGAAGAAAGTGCCGGTAGTTGAAGACGCAAGTGAGTTTAGGTACGAGTTTGAGGATTTAATTGATAGAGATACCCTTGTTATAGCAATCACACAGAGCGGAGAAACTGCAGATACTTTGGCTGCAATAAAGTTGGCTAAAAAGAAGGGTGCTAAAGTTCTCAGTATAGTAAACGTTGTTGGAAGCATGGCTACAAGGCTCAGCGATCTTGTGCTTTACACCCATGCAGGACCAGAAATCGGTGTTGCCGCAACGAAAACATACACAACCCAGTTGACTGTTATTAGCATGCTTGCGATTGCACTTGCGAAGTATCTCAACACTGCTGATAGAGAGTACCTTCAGAAGATTGAAGCGGAGTTATATGATATGCCAAAGTACATTGAAGCCGCTCTTGGGTACGAAAACAAAATAAAGAATCTTGCAGAACGTCTTAAAGAAAAGAGGGACTTCTTCTATATTGGAAGGGGCATAAGCCTTGCCACTGCCCTTGAAGGGGCACTCAAGCTTAAGGAGATAAGCTATATACATGCGGAAGGACTTTCCGCTGGAGAGCTGAAGCACGGTCCTCTGGCGTTGATCGAGGAAGATGTCCCAGTAGTTGCAATAGCACCAAGCGGGAAAACCTTGGAGAAGATGATATCCAACATTCAAGAAGCTAAGGCCAGAGGAGCACTGATAATAAGCTTGGGAGACAGCGAAGAATTGAGAAAGGTCAGTGATATCTTGATAAAGATGCCCAAAGTTGATGAAGTTCTAAGTCCTATAGTTTATATAGTTCCTCTGCAACTATTAGCATATCACCTATCGGTCCTGAGGGGTAATGATCCGGACAAGCCAAGGAATCTGGCAAAATCCGTTACCGTTGAATGA
- a CDS encoding PCNA-inhibitor, with amino-acid sequence MDKKLDEFIGSPIKVRQEKARKNNKKKRLRMTKLDNFLPEEHINYFKALRIGSKRIRNVKISEISNEE; translated from the coding sequence ATGGACAAAAAGCTCGATGAGTTCATAGGGTCTCCAATAAAGGTAAGACAAGAGAAAGCCAGAAAAAATAATAAGAAGAAACGTCTCCGGATGACCAAACTTGACAATTTCCTTCCAGAAGAACACATAAACTATTTTAAGGCGTTGAGAATTGGGTCAAAACGGATAAGAAATGTTAAAATTAGTGAAATATCTAATGAGGAATGA
- a CDS encoding helix-turn-helix transcriptional regulator has protein sequence MDGGNLLRLIFTSRLRRDLILALGRGPKVLRELQNELRSTPSSILHALKALESRNIVRQNESTREYELTNIGYLVYIQLKNVVDSLEAISKFENFWLTHDVKPVPEEFLKTIGNLKNSKLVVASPDELKSPHELYTDLIKRAKWVRAISSVVFREYSDAFLELAFKGADIEAILPEKTYEKFINMLEDEELGALKKLSNMRIYTLEWNPRVSFTVTDYVLAFGLLFPDGRYDMTMDLVSYDPKARKWALDLFHHYKQFAKRVL, from the coding sequence ATGGATGGTGGGAATCTCCTGAGGCTAATATTTACTTCAAGACTGCGACGTGATCTGATACTGGCGCTTGGACGTGGGCCTAAAGTCTTGAGAGAGCTTCAAAATGAGCTTAGATCAACGCCTTCTTCAATACTCCACGCTTTAAAAGCTCTGGAAAGTAGAAATATTGTGCGTCAAAATGAAAGCACAAGAGAGTATGAGCTTACAAACATTGGCTACTTAGTCTACATTCAGCTCAAGAATGTTGTAGATTCACTTGAAGCTATCTCAAAGTTCGAGAATTTCTGGCTAACTCACGACGTTAAACCGGTTCCAGAAGAGTTTCTCAAAACCATTGGAAATCTCAAAAACTCCAAGCTTGTTGTGGCTTCACCGGATGAATTAAAATCTCCTCATGAACTGTACACGGATCTCATCAAGAGGGCAAAATGGGTGAGGGCGATTTCCTCTGTGGTGTTCAGGGAATACTCGGATGCTTTTTTAGAGCTTGCATTTAAAGGGGCTGATATCGAAGCAATTTTACCAGAAAAGACATATGAAAAGTTCATCAACATGCTTGAGGACGAAGAGCTGGGTGCCCTAAAGAAACTTTCCAATATGCGAATTTATACCTTAGAGTGGAATCCCAGAGTTTCATTTACAGTTACAGACTACGTGCTTGCCTTTGGGCTTCTCTTTCCGGATGGGCGATATGACATGACCATGGATTTGGTCAGTTATGATCCTAAAGCAAGAAAGTGGGCGCTTGATCTTTTCCACCACTACAAGCAGTTTGCAAAGAGAGTGCTTTGA
- a CDS encoding 50S ribosomal protein L11 methyltransferase, with product MEEYIELAVEMIKKGFDERKIKARLPRENADEIIEIARARIRAKDKFSRRDLWMDLEGLRYATHEAVAEYRAKRVKPESIADVSCGIGIQLIFFAKYAEEAYAIDIDERKLFYAMKNAEKYGVKEKIKFIHGDSLSEEVIKQVNADVIFSDPARPPEMPERRLEDLLPSPLEIYEAYKHKTDAFIFDLPPQIRREKVPWKGEFEYIDLYGQLNRLTFYFEPLAKAERSAVLLPKGVRLESNPDLENIIEWSEPKEYLYEIPQSIDYADLINELFHTVKGKLYMLLREKRRVLATSDDEIKSEYFKRAYVITGIVKFHPLRINEFLRREGFGRATLRISIPDSEYWRFRRKVENNLKGERRAYIFQYKDKAIIAEPI from the coding sequence ATGGAAGAGTATATTGAACTTGCAGTTGAGATGATAAAGAAAGGGTTTGATGAGAGAAAGATTAAAGCGAGACTTCCAAGAGAGAATGCTGACGAGATAATCGAGATAGCGAGAGCCAGAATTAGGGCTAAAGATAAATTCTCAAGAAGGGATTTATGGATGGATTTAGAAGGGCTGAGGTATGCTACTCATGAGGCAGTTGCCGAATACAGGGCTAAGAGGGTAAAGCCAGAAAGCATAGCTGATGTGAGCTGTGGGATTGGTATACAGCTTATCTTCTTCGCTAAATATGCAGAAGAAGCCTATGCAATTGATATTGATGAGAGGAAGCTGTTTTATGCAATGAAAAACGCGGAGAAGTATGGCGTTAAAGAGAAGATAAAATTCATTCATGGTGATTCCTTAAGTGAGGAGGTCATAAAGCAGGTAAATGCGGATGTGATATTCTCTGACCCCGCTCGTCCACCAGAAATGCCCGAAAGGAGGCTGGAAGATTTACTTCCAAGTCCCCTCGAGATTTATGAAGCTTACAAGCATAAAACAGATGCATTTATATTCGACCTACCCCCACAGATTAGGCGCGAAAAAGTCCCCTGGAAAGGCGAATTTGAGTATATTGACTTATACGGACAGCTGAACAGATTAACTTTCTACTTTGAGCCCTTAGCAAAAGCTGAACGCTCTGCAGTGCTCTTGCCAAAAGGGGTTAGGCTTGAAAGCAATCCAGATCTTGAAAACATCATCGAATGGAGCGAGCCTAAGGAATATCTCTATGAAATCCCCCAGAGTATTGACTATGCTGATTTAATAAACGAGCTATTTCACACAGTCAAGGGCAAGCTTTACATGTTATTAAGAGAAAAACGCCGTGTATTAGCAACCAGTGATGATGAAATCAAAAGCGAGTACTTCAAAAGGGCTTATGTCATTACCGGAATCGTTAAGTTTCACCCTCTCAGAATTAATGAATTCCTGAGGAGAGAAGGATTTGGGAGGGCAACGCTTAGAATTTCGATACCCGATAGCGAATACTGGCGCTTTAGAAGAAAAGTTGAGAATAACTTGAAGGGTGAAAGGAGGGCATATATCTTCCAATATAAAGATAAAGCCATAATTGCTGAGCCCATCTGA
- a CDS encoding dolichyl-phosphate-mannose--protein mannosyltransferase yields MGEEMKRREKLYFALLALIIVGTFYYTYKQASSEGLYDYIGDEVWYVSASRNVLHRLGIDVHYINETTGSEGVNIVFLTEPEVKGEVKVSFWRFTILRTYTAAEPPKVPDFVSKLGIKVEYIPFNFSQEYNVDLMKVKIWQIAQKYNYTKYTPYTNFPAVYYEIPKSNFSRFVKDVKKIEGVDVIPGFRYPDKEGIQNYLNTEHPFLAKDFIMLGMLIQDKPVFWRLPGLIAHVIINLLVFFAALKITRSYLAAFIALVFSAFDPLLYATSLAAMLDIYVALFTAIFMYVMVIGDYPLSGISIGLAAAAKLNGAFPYPVLVIKALKDRMSLKRYLLILFVLPGIAFLIPEIPIIMAIGFQRWIEEFIASFSWHLSFKGEHPANSPFWQWFISLKPFPFHYNPDVFAATDPILMLSMIVFIFAIPYAAKKRGKILIPFGIFWSTIGFYALQWVLGGKTQFSFYATPLVPAGAVTLGVMAYELIKWEYFEESLKFYWGWILKIVDPIVRLIQKEFIQKTTKAKTEEKEPQEFTSENQEDSSAFFESEP; encoded by the coding sequence ATGGGAGAAGAAATGAAGAGAAGAGAAAAGCTCTACTTTGCACTGCTCGCTCTCATCATTGTTGGAACATTTTACTACACATACAAGCAAGCTTCAAGCGAGGGTTTATATGATTATATTGGTGATGAAGTCTGGTACGTTTCAGCTTCTCGAAACGTTTTACACCGCTTAGGAATTGATGTCCATTACATCAATGAAACTACTGGAAGTGAAGGTGTTAACATAGTATTTCTCACTGAACCTGAAGTTAAGGGAGAAGTGAAGGTTTCTTTTTGGAGGTTTACAATTCTAAGAACTTATACTGCAGCTGAACCTCCAAAGGTCCCGGATTTTGTCTCAAAACTTGGGATAAAGGTTGAATACATTCCATTTAATTTTTCTCAAGAATACAATGTTGACCTTATGAAAGTTAAGATTTGGCAGATTGCCCAAAAATACAACTACACAAAGTACACCCCATATACGAATTTTCCAGCCGTATACTATGAGATTCCAAAGAGCAATTTCAGCAGATTTGTTAAAGACGTAAAAAAGATTGAAGGTGTTGATGTAATCCCAGGTTTTCGGTACCCTGATAAAGAAGGCATCCAGAATTACCTTAACACTGAGCATCCGTTTCTGGCAAAAGATTTCATAATGCTGGGCATGTTAATCCAAGACAAACCAGTATTCTGGCGTCTGCCTGGCTTAATTGCCCATGTAATAATTAACCTCCTCGTATTTTTCGCGGCATTAAAAATTACGAGAAGCTACCTGGCGGCATTTATTGCCCTGGTATTCTCTGCCTTTGACCCTCTGCTGTATGCTACTTCACTGGCAGCAATGCTTGACATTTATGTTGCTCTATTCACTGCAATTTTTATGTATGTGATGGTTATTGGTGATTATCCTTTGAGTGGCATTTCAATCGGCTTAGCTGCAGCAGCAAAGCTCAACGGTGCATTTCCTTATCCCGTCTTGGTGATAAAGGCACTAAAAGATAGGATGAGCCTTAAGCGATACCTCCTGATTCTCTTTGTGCTCCCAGGAATTGCCTTTTTAATCCCGGAAATTCCAATAATAATGGCAATCGGCTTTCAGAGATGGATTGAGGAGTTCATAGCAAGCTTTTCATGGCATCTGAGCTTTAAAGGTGAACATCCAGCAAATTCACCTTTCTGGCAGTGGTTCATAAGCCTAAAGCCTTTCCCCTTTCACTACAACCCCGATGTCTTTGCAGCCACTGATCCAATTCTAATGCTCTCGATGATAGTCTTCATATTCGCTATTCCCTATGCCGCCAAGAAGAGGGGAAAAATCCTTATACCCTTTGGCATCTTTTGGTCAACAATTGGGTTTTATGCTCTCCAGTGGGTTCTCGGTGGAAAAACACAGTTTTCGTTTTATGCAACTCCTCTCGTCCCAGCTGGGGCTGTGACACTTGGGGTTATGGCGTATGAACTGATAAAATGGGAGTACTTTGAGGAATCGCTGAAGTTTTACTGGGGCTGGATTTTGAAGATTGTAGATCCAATTGTTCGGCTAATTCAGAAGGAATTTATTCAAAAAACTACGAAAGCTAAAACCGAAGAGAAAGAACCTCAAGAGTTCACTTCAGAAAATCAAGAAGATTCTTCTGCTTTCTTTGAGTCTGAGCCTTAA
- the rnhB gene encoding ribonuclease HII, which translates to MKLGGIDEAGRGPVIGPLVIAAVVIDEKNLSKLEALGVRDSKKLTPRRREKLFNEIIELLDDYAIIELSPEQIDEREGTMNEFEIENFVRVLNSLKVKPDVLYIDAADIKEKRFGEIIGKGLNFSPKIIAEHKADAKYLPVSAASILAKVTRDKAIEKLKKQYGEIGSGYPSDPRTRKFLEEYYKEHGEFPPIVRKSWKTLRKIEEKLKAQTQRKQKNLLDFLK; encoded by the coding sequence ATGAAGCTTGGAGGAATTGATGAAGCAGGAAGAGGGCCGGTTATAGGTCCTCTCGTCATAGCAGCAGTTGTAATTGATGAGAAAAACTTAAGCAAGCTTGAGGCTCTTGGAGTCAGAGATTCCAAAAAGCTGACACCAAGGAGAAGAGAAAAGCTGTTCAATGAGATAATTGAACTTTTAGACGATTATGCAATTATTGAGCTGAGTCCGGAGCAGATAGATGAAAGAGAAGGAACGATGAATGAGTTTGAAATTGAAAATTTTGTTCGAGTTCTTAATTCCCTAAAAGTGAAACCCGATGTCCTCTACATTGATGCCGCCGACATAAAGGAGAAACGTTTTGGCGAAATAATTGGGAAAGGCCTGAACTTCTCCCCAAAAATAATTGCTGAACATAAGGCTGATGCTAAGTATCTCCCAGTCTCTGCTGCATCAATTTTAGCCAAAGTCACGAGAGATAAAGCAATTGAGAAGCTCAAAAAGCAGTACGGTGAAATTGGCTCTGGTTATCCAAGCGATCCAAGGACGAGAAAATTTCTTGAGGAGTACTACAAAGAGCATGGCGAATTTCCGCCCATAGTTAGAAAGAGCTGGAAGACCTTAAGGAAAATTGAAGAAAAGCTTAAGGCTCAGACTCAAAGAAAGCAGAAGAATCTTCTTGATTTTCTGAAGTGA
- a CDS encoding metal ABC transporter permease, translating into MIPEYLLRALFASMMISVLLGMLSPLINMKGLAFLTHATFHSLLFGAVLGMILGLLVGNLGIIVWVALVVTVVVVIIIAEIENRGFTSDTAIGIISSFVAGATVLGFGILYKVTASKPYFALSESIVAYLTGEVFLITISDLEMLIFGGFLLFLLMFLLYRDFLYVSFDPEGVESYGGNVRAYLMILYIIVGAIGALIVKTVGLITLQVVAVLPGAIAMMLSDDLRKIVGISLFLTLSIEILSIFLAYATNIPPSGIATILLGVIYGTLVFRK; encoded by the coding sequence GTGATTCCGGAATACCTACTAAGGGCACTTTTTGCAAGCATGATGATAAGTGTTCTCCTTGGCATGCTCAGTCCCCTAATCAACATGAAGGGTCTGGCTTTTCTGACTCATGCAACATTCCACTCCCTTCTCTTTGGAGCAGTGCTGGGAATGATTTTGGGACTCTTAGTTGGCAATCTTGGTATAATTGTGTGGGTTGCTCTCGTTGTGACAGTTGTTGTTGTTATCATAATAGCAGAAATTGAAAACAGAGGATTTACAAGCGATACTGCCATTGGAATAATTTCAAGCTTTGTTGCAGGAGCAACAGTTCTTGGCTTTGGAATTCTCTACAAAGTCACAGCATCAAAACCGTATTTTGCTCTTTCGGAAAGCATAGTTGCTTATCTCACTGGGGAAGTTTTTTTGATAACAATCTCTGATCTGGAAATGTTAATCTTTGGCGGTTTTTTGCTCTTCCTGCTTATGTTCCTTCTCTATAGGGATTTCCTTTATGTAAGTTTTGATCCTGAGGGAGTGGAAAGCTATGGAGGGAATGTTAGAGCGTATCTAATGATACTTTATATCATTGTAGGCGCAATTGGAGCATTGATAGTCAAAACAGTTGGCTTAATAACGCTTCAAGTTGTTGCTGTGCTTCCCGGTGCAATTGCAATGATGCTCAGTGATGATTTAAGAAAAATCGTGGGTATAAGTCTCTTTCTGACACTTAGTATTGAAATTCTGTCGATATTTTTGGCATATGCTACCAACATTCCTCCAAGCGGAATAGCAACTATTTTATTGGGTGTGATTTACGGAACGTTAGTATTCAGGAAATGA
- a CDS encoding metal ABC transporter ATP-binding protein: MEAVISENVSIYYGNYEAVKGLTFKLHEGETLLLMGPNGAGKTTLLRTLAGFHKEYTGKLSIFGKPPHESKDLISYVPQSHYLNERVPLTVLEVVAMGQIYKKSFVHFKIPKEILKSAEEALSFVGLESIKDKLFKELSGGQKQRVLLARALISNPKLLLLDEPLSALDPSARAEVAGILNKIKKERGITMIITTHDVNPLTEIGDKVMLLNRELIAFGTPPEVLRDEIISRVYGSLSKAVRVGDKLYCIIGDVHIHRGERK; the protein is encoded by the coding sequence ATGGAAGCAGTAATATCAGAGAATGTCAGCATTTACTATGGGAACTACGAAGCAGTTAAAGGACTAACCTTTAAACTCCATGAGGGTGAAACTCTGCTCCTAATGGGGCCCAATGGTGCGGGGAAAACAACTCTACTCAGAACATTGGCTGGATTCCATAAAGAATACACTGGAAAGCTGTCAATTTTTGGTAAACCGCCGCATGAATCTAAAGACTTAATCTCTTATGTACCTCAAAGCCATTACCTAAATGAGAGAGTTCCCCTTACAGTGCTTGAAGTCGTTGCAATGGGGCAAATCTATAAAAAAAGTTTTGTACACTTTAAAATCCCAAAGGAAATTCTAAAATCCGCAGAGGAGGCACTGAGCTTTGTTGGGCTGGAGAGTATAAAAGATAAGCTTTTCAAAGAGCTCAGCGGAGGACAAAAGCAGAGGGTTTTGTTAGCAAGAGCGTTGATCTCCAATCCGAAACTCCTCCTCCTGGATGAGCCCCTCTCTGCGTTGGATCCAAGCGCAAGAGCTGAAGTTGCAGGTATCTTAAACAAGATAAAGAAAGAAAGAGGCATTACAATGATAATCACGACTCATGATGTTAATCCTCTTACAGAGATCGGCGACAAAGTCATGCTTCTTAACAGAGAACTTATTGCATTTGGAACACCGCCTGAGGTTCTCAGGGACGAAATAATAAGCAGGGTCTATGGTTCACTATCAAAAGCAGTGAGAGTTGGGGACAAATTATACTGCATCATTGGAGATGTGCACATCCACAGGGGTGAGAGAAAGTGA